A section of the Trichocoleus sp. genome encodes:
- a CDS encoding ATP-binding protein encodes MELDPVNANRDRSQPLETLAQLPLQSQTTEAPFAAVVENMAEAFFALDLTGSCTYLNQTAEHLLGADRTRLVRKTVWDIFQADTTSQLYQQCHRVIIEHLPAEFKEFYSSLNRWFAVRLLPASGGFWAYFQDITEPQRMTAALPGASYSPDGDSPDDEKQSAVVMQDKPERRRIENALWEREAQIISIFQTISDGIVILNQTGQIVTANPAAEQILRLTHSDLTGRVYNDPSWSTTAVDGKPFPEAELPFVQVMRTGKPVYRVEHAIAHTDGTKIILSINASPLFDAEGDITSVIAALSDITERKQVNEERVRLVQEQTARTLAEAAQRRSTFLAEVSEMLASSLDYEQTLQSVAQLAVPYFADWCAVDLLNEDGSISRVAVAHSVSEKMQLGWELAQRFPRHLEDGYGISQVVKTGQSEIAIAITDEQLTAAVPNLEYLEILRGLGLKSCIIAPLQARGRVLGAVSFVFAESNRHYSMEDLGLAEDLARRAAIAIDNAHLYQTVQLSKQAAETAADRTARLQMVTAALSESLTPEQVVEVIVEQSMATLGATAALVVLVSKDQTELEIVKSIGYTEDLVQAWRTFPINLDVPLAEAIRTREPMWVEALLDRIARYPHLAEVYSRYDFESWMALPLVVEGRSVGGMLLSFMKFKHLSQTDREFILALSRQCAQAIFRAQLYEAERSARADAEQANRVKDEFLAVLSHELRSPLNPILGWTKMLRTGQLQPDRANQALLIIERNAKLQAQLIEDLLDISRMLRGKLSLNIAPVDLTTVIQGAIETVDLAAAAKLIQIQTALQPHQKTLLGDANRLQQVLWNLLSNAIKFTPNDGQVAIRLEEMDHQIQIQVIDNGRGIEPDFLPHLFEYFRQADSSITRHFGGLGLGLAIARQIVELHGGTIQAESPGKGLGATFTVRLPIATAVSESAIAPELPTQTTNLTGLQVLIVDDEADMRDLAEFILLQQGAQVTVARSAAEALLTLSQFVPDVLLCDIGMPEMDGYALMQQVRGRSPEAGGMIPAIALTAYAGEYDRRQALAAGFQRHISKPVAPEELVRAIVQVARPR; translated from the coding sequence ATGGAATTGGATCCAGTGAATGCAAATCGCGATCGCTCTCAGCCACTAGAGACGTTGGCGCAGCTTCCGTTGCAGTCTCAAACCACTGAAGCACCATTTGCTGCTGTCGTGGAGAACATGGCGGAAGCATTTTTTGCACTCGACTTAACCGGATCTTGTACCTATCTCAACCAAACAGCAGAACACCTATTAGGAGCCGATCGCACTCGCCTGGTTCGCAAAACGGTGTGGGATATTTTCCAGGCTGATACCACGTCTCAACTTTATCAGCAGTGCCACCGGGTCATCATTGAGCATCTACCTGCGGAATTTAAAGAGTTTTATTCATCGTTAAATCGGTGGTTTGCAGTACGTCTCCTGCCTGCTTCAGGCGGTTTTTGGGCATATTTCCAGGACATTACCGAACCACAGAGAATGACAGCCGCTCTGCCAGGAGCAAGTTATTCTCCAGATGGCGATTCTCCAGATGACGAAAAACAAAGCGCTGTTGTCATGCAGGACAAACCGGAACGAAGACGGATTGAAAATGCTTTGTGGGAAAGAGAAGCCCAAATTATCAGCATTTTTCAGACCATTTCAGATGGAATTGTCATTCTTAACCAGACAGGGCAGATTGTTACTGCGAATCCGGCAGCAGAACAGATTTTAAGGCTCACTCATAGCGACCTGACTGGGCGAGTGTACAACGATCCATCCTGGTCAACTACAGCCGTGGATGGAAAGCCATTTCCTGAGGCAGAACTGCCGTTTGTGCAGGTGATGCGAACCGGGAAACCCGTTTATCGAGTCGAGCACGCGATCGCCCACACCGACGGTACAAAGATCATCCTCTCCATTAATGCGTCTCCATTGTTCGATGCAGAAGGGGACATTACCAGTGTCATTGCTGCCCTCAGCGATATTACAGAGCGTAAGCAGGTGAATGAAGAACGGGTGCGGCTGGTTCAAGAACAAACGGCTCGTACCCTTGCAGAAGCAGCCCAGCGGCGGTCAACCTTTTTGGCAGAAGTAAGTGAGATGCTGGCTTCCTCACTGGACTATGAGCAAACCCTGCAAAGCGTTGCCCAATTAGCAGTGCCCTATTTTGCAGACTGGTGCGCTGTTGATCTTTTGAATGAGGACGGTAGCATTAGCCGGGTTGCAGTGGCGCATTCCGTCTCCGAAAAGATGCAGTTGGGATGGGAGTTAGCGCAACGATTTCCCAGACATTTAGAGGATGGCTATGGCATTTCTCAGGTGGTGAAAACTGGACAAAGCGAAATTGCGATCGCCATTACTGATGAGCAATTAACGGCGGCAGTTCCAAACCTGGAGTATCTGGAAATCTTACGGGGATTGGGGTTAAAGTCATGTATTATTGCCCCCCTTCAAGCGCGTGGACGAGTGCTGGGCGCTGTTTCCTTTGTGTTTGCTGAATCAAATCGCCACTACAGCATGGAAGACCTGGGGTTGGCTGAAGACTTGGCGCGCCGAGCCGCGATCGCCATTGACAATGCCCACCTGTACCAGACAGTTCAGTTGTCAAAGCAAGCTGCTGAAACAGCCGCCGATCGCACTGCCCGTCTGCAAATGGTGACAGCTGCTCTCTCAGAATCCCTCACGCCCGAACAAGTGGTAGAGGTCATCGTTGAACAGAGCATGGCAACTTTAGGGGCGACGGCTGCATTGGTGGTTTTAGTCAGCAAAGATCAGACGGAACTCGAAATCGTCAAATCGATCGGATATACAGAAGACTTAGTGCAAGCTTGGCGCACTTTTCCGATCAATCTTGATGTCCCTTTGGCTGAGGCGATCCGCACTAGAGAGCCAATGTGGGTAGAAGCATTGTTAGACCGAATTGCTCGCTATCCCCATCTCGCTGAGGTTTACAGTCGTTATGACTTTGAATCTTGGATGGCTCTTCCCCTGGTTGTTGAGGGCAGATCAGTGGGTGGAATGTTGCTCAGCTTTATGAAATTTAAGCACCTGAGCCAAACCGATCGCGAGTTTATTCTTGCGCTCAGCCGTCAATGTGCTCAAGCCATTTTTCGGGCTCAATTATATGAGGCAGAACGGAGTGCCAGAGCCGACGCAGAACAGGCAAACCGGGTGAAGGACGAATTTTTAGCGGTGCTGTCCCACGAACTGCGATCGCCCCTCAACCCCATTTTGGGCTGGACTAAGATGCTGCGTACCGGACAATTGCAGCCTGACAGAGCCAATCAAGCATTATTAATCATTGAGCGCAACGCCAAACTTCAGGCACAACTGATCGAAGACCTGCTAGACATTTCTCGCATGTTGCGGGGCAAACTTAGCCTCAATATTGCCCCAGTTGACTTAACCACTGTGATTCAAGGCGCGATCGAAACCGTTGATCTCGCAGCCGCCGCTAAATTGATCCAGATTCAAACTGCATTGCAACCGCATCAGAAAACGTTGCTTGGAGATGCCAATCGGCTGCAACAAGTCCTGTGGAATCTCCTCTCAAATGCCATCAAATTCACACCAAACGATGGGCAGGTCGCGATTCGTTTAGAGGAAATGGATCACCAGATTCAGATCCAGGTTATTGATAATGGCAGAGGCATCGAGCCTGACTTCCTACCACATCTATTTGAATACTTTCGTCAAGCTGACAGTAGCATCACGCGTCATTTTGGCGGATTAGGATTGGGGCTGGCGATCGCCCGTCAAATTGTTGAGCTGCATGGCGGCACCATTCAGGCAGAAAGTCCGGGGAAAGGATTAGGAGCAACATTTACCGTTCGCTTGCCGATCGCAACTGCTGTCTCAGAAAGCGCTATCGCCCCAGAGTTGCCGACTCAAACAACAAATCTAACCGGATTGCAAGTTTTAATCGTGGACGATGAAGCCGATATGCGCGATCTGGCAGAATTCATCCTCCTGCAACAGGGTGCTCAGGTGACAGTAGCAAGGTCTGCGGCAGAAGCATTGTTAACGCTGTCTCAGTTTGTGCCTGATGTCTTGCTCTGTGATATTGGGATGCCAGAAATGGATGGATATGCCCTGATGCAACAGGTTCGAGGACGATCGCCCGAAGCAGGCGGAATGATACCTGCAATCGCCCTGACTGCCTATGCCGGAGAATACGATCGTCGTCAGGCACTCGCTGCTGGGTTCCAACGGCATATTTCTAAACCCGTAGCGCCAGAGGAATTAGTGAGAGCGATCGTTCAGGTTGCCAGACCCAGGTAG
- a CDS encoding c-type cytochrome, protein MKPLLSIALISLFGLFLFVSQPAFAADLAADLVNGEAVFQTHCVGCHIHGGNIVRRGKTLKLKALQKNKMDSIAAITEIVTHGKNNMSAYGDRLSTPEIQNVAAYVLEQAQQDWKS, encoded by the coding sequence TTGAAACCCCTGTTGTCGATCGCGCTTATTAGCTTATTCGGGCTATTTTTATTTGTCAGCCAACCTGCTTTTGCGGCTGATTTGGCGGCTGATCTGGTGAATGGTGAGGCAGTCTTTCAAACCCATTGTGTGGGCTGCCATATTCATGGCGGTAACATTGTGCGTCGGGGAAAGACGCTGAAATTAAAGGCACTGCAAAAGAACAAAATGGACTCGATCGCCGCAATTACTGAAATTGTTACCCACGGCAAGAACAATATGTCGGCTTATGGCGATCGCTTGAGCACACCAGAGATTCAAAATGTCGCTGCTTATGTGTTGGAGCAGGCACAGCAAGACTGGAAATCTTAG
- a CDS encoding EamA family transporter, protein MQLNLAESRLPFKPILLIAPFFLWGTAMVAMKGTIPHTTPLFMAGIRLFPAGLLILVAAIALKKPQPQGWMAWLWIALFGLVDGTLFQGFLAEGLMRTGAGLGSVMIDSQPLAVALMARWLFQEQIGLWGWLGLAFGVAGISLLGLPQAWILGLLHQGVSLTNETSVNLLEQLMQNGQWLMLLAALSMAVGTVMVRYVCRYADPIAATGWHMVFGGIPLFLGSALVETQQWQSLQGSDWLALSYSTIFGSAIAYGLFFFFASSGNLTSLSSLTFLTPVFALLFGNLFLNEVLNPVQWAGVALTLVSIYLINQRDRLLQKFKLGKSWEPTAEQGLGTPLLSETSLLEIADISTIQSIAVETESELSS, encoded by the coding sequence ATGCAGCTAAACCTCGCTGAATCCCGCCTCCCGTTTAAGCCAATCTTGCTGATCGCGCCCTTCTTCCTCTGGGGAACGGCAATGGTTGCAATGAAGGGCACAATCCCACATACCACGCCGCTCTTTATGGCAGGGATACGGCTATTTCCGGCAGGGTTGTTGATTCTGGTGGCGGCGATCGCCCTCAAAAAGCCTCAACCGCAGGGCTGGATGGCTTGGCTCTGGATTGCCCTGTTTGGCTTAGTAGATGGCACATTGTTTCAGGGGTTTCTGGCAGAAGGATTGATGCGAACCGGAGCAGGGTTGGGGTCAGTGATGATTGATTCTCAGCCGTTAGCAGTCGCACTGATGGCACGCTGGCTGTTTCAGGAACAGATTGGGCTATGGGGCTGGCTCGGGCTCGCGTTTGGTGTGGCGGGAATTAGCTTGCTCGGGTTGCCGCAAGCGTGGATTTTAGGTCTTTTGCATCAGGGAGTTTCACTGACGAATGAAACCAGCGTTAATCTGCTGGAGCAACTGATGCAGAACGGGCAATGGCTGATGCTGCTGGCTGCCTTATCAATGGCTGTTGGTACGGTCATGGTGCGCTATGTTTGCCGTTACGCTGATCCGATCGCTGCGACAGGCTGGCACATGGTGTTTGGGGGCATCCCGCTCTTTTTGGGTTCTGCTCTGGTTGAAACACAGCAGTGGCAAAGTCTTCAAGGATCAGACTGGCTGGCTCTGTCATACTCGACAATTTTTGGCAGTGCGATCGCCTATGGTTTGTTTTTCTTCTTTGCTTCCAGCGGCAATTTGACTAGCCTCAGTTCGCTGACTTTTCTCACACCCGTCTTCGCGCTCCTATTTGGCAATCTATTTCTGAATGAGGTGTTAAACCCAGTCCAGTGGGCGGGAGTTGCTTTAACGCTGGTCAGCATTTATTTGATCAATCAACGCGATCGACTGCTGCAAAAGTTCAAACTGGGCAAATCCTGGGAACCAACAGCCGAGCAGGGACTAGGGACACCGCTTCTCTCAGAAACTAGCCTGCTTGAAATTGCCGATATTTCAACGATCCAGTCGATCGCTGTTGAAACTGAATCCGAGCTGTCTTCCTAA
- the gloA gene encoding lactoylglutathione lyase yields the protein MRLLHTMLRVGNLEESLKFYCEILGMELLRRKDYPGGEFTLAFVGYGDESDHAVLELTYNWGTEKYDLGNAYGHIALGVDDIYATCNLIRDRGGKVVREPGPMKHGSTVIAFVEDPDGYKVELIQLGTQGSTAEKQTATTAH from the coding sequence ATGCGACTCCTGCACACAATGTTGCGTGTTGGCAACTTGGAAGAATCCCTCAAATTCTATTGTGAAATTCTGGGTATGGAACTCCTGCGTCGAAAGGATTACCCCGGCGGCGAATTTACCCTGGCGTTTGTGGGCTACGGCGACGAGTCCGATCATGCGGTACTGGAACTCACCTACAACTGGGGGACTGAAAAATATGATTTGGGCAATGCTTATGGGCATATCGCCCTCGGTGTGGATGATATCTACGCAACCTGTAACCTGATCCGCGATCGCGGTGGCAAAGTGGTTCGTGAACCGGGACCCATGAAGCATGGCTCAACTGTCATTGCTTTTGTCGAAGATCCAGATGGCTATAAAGTCGAACTGATCCAACTGGGCACTCAGGGTTCCACTGCCGAAAAGCAAACTGCCACCACTGCTCACTAA